A portion of the bacterium genome contains these proteins:
- a CDS encoding FKBP-type peptidyl-prolyl cis-trans isomerase, which yields MANKKLQTGTTKGQRVAIWAILILTIGSTIALYFSMFLGQKNQIAEHKAYQENQKKYQDDYKKYQDKLDQQAKKLSDIYYAEFSQYKNRVAAFNSTDAEKAGVKTEDLKVGSGAEINYSSIKYTAYYIGWKPDGTVFDGSIDGEKLKNPLFVEKQGDKWQMIEGWTEGVKGMKVGGIREISIPSAKAYGQAGSPNQTDPAKSIAPSESIRFVVMIIPDTEAITPPNPADYGLGA from the coding sequence ATGGCTAATAAAAAACTTCAAACAGGAACGACTAAAGGTCAAAGGGTTGCTATTTGGGCGATTTTGATATTGACAATTGGATCAACCATTGCGTTGTATTTTTCAATGTTTTTGGGGCAGAAAAATCAGATTGCCGAGCATAAAGCATATCAAGAGAATCAAAAAAAGTATCAGGATGACTACAAAAAATATCAAGACAAACTTGACCAGCAGGCTAAAAAGTTGTCTGATATATATTATGCGGAATTCTCTCAGTATAAAAATCGAGTCGCCGCCTTTAACTCAACCGATGCTGAAAAGGCCGGCGTAAAAACAGAAGATTTGAAGGTTGGTAGTGGCGCTGAGATCAACTATTCTTCAATTAAATACACTGCTTATTATATCGGCTGGAAGCCGGATGGTACAGTTTTTGATGGCAGTATTGATGGTGAAAAATTAAAGAACCCGCTTTTTGTCGAAAAGCAGGGCGACAAATGGCAAATGATTGAAGGTTGGACTGAAGGTGTCAAAGGTATGAAAGTCGGCGGAATTCGAGAGATTTCTATTCCGTCTGCCAAGGCCTACGGGCAAGCCGGCTCACCCAACCAAACTGACCCGGCCAAGTCTATCGCCCCTAGTGAGTCGATCAGGTTTGTTGTGATGATAATTCCTGACACAGAAGCAATTACGCCGCCAAATCCTGCCGATTACGGATTGGGGGCTTAA
- the pheT gene encoding phenylalanine--tRNA ligase subunit beta — protein MIISVNWLKKFVPNLPEIGELSRLIGARLVEIEGVENLGEKYKDVIIARVVSAEKVEGSDHLNLCKIDDGGVRSGVNRDQDGLIQVVCGAPNVRAGIFVAWLPPESIVPETFGNDNFKLGARKLMGNMSNGMIASLRELALGDEHDGILEILPEVFGGDLSAGDSFAEKFELNDFLLEVENKSLTHRPDCFGIIGFAREVAGILGREFQNPDFFKSSSFEADNSQNISIEIQNPELCKRYTATTFDVSEIVENPDFTLEKTYLLRSGMRPIDTITDLANLSMLETGQPLHTFDFEKLQKLNGGESVKMVVRGAFENEKLELLDGKIIEMAPSDIVIATGKNGEIAVALAGAMGGASTKIDENTRQILLESATFNLYNLRNTQMRHGIFSEAITRFTKGVPEMMTRKSLDFFGENLIALGGRSIGWVADSGVNSENSKGEISVSDDKINAVLGAEFSSEEIRKTLANVGIVAKSDSENIFEIPFWRNDLKIEEDLIEEVGRLNGYDNIGLTLPKRDFRAVESEDFDKLQTKIRQILSSAGANEVLTYSFIHGDLLEKFGQNKSESYRIINSISPDLQYYRQTLTPSLLSKISQNIRGGYDEFAIFEINKLTLKPLGLDAEGVPNEIKNLAFAYTAKKGEHAFYQAKYFLNFLLEKLGLKLAVKQFDSPLALHGGWEPKRSAFVGIKQNGQFVNLGVLGEFKKSVQKGFKLPEATAGFEVNLEKLLEVTLGSEKKLKNFSKFQSVERDLSVRFTEKIDFAQVQSAFESKKSAFENTEIEISPLDIFEKSGEITFSFRFKITPFEKTLTSEEINNIMEVLSNQGKKLGGEIV, from the coding sequence ATGATAATTTCAGTAAATTGGCTTAAAAAATTTGTACCAAATTTGCCAGAGATTGGTGAACTTTCGCGCTTGATTGGCGCGCGCCTTGTCGAAATTGAAGGCGTAGAAAATTTGGGCGAAAAATACAAAGATGTAATTATCGCGCGTGTAGTTTCGGCGGAAAAAGTCGAAGGTAGCGACCATCTCAATCTCTGTAAAATTGACGACGGCGGCGTTCGAAGCGGCGTCAATCGTGATCAAGATGGCCTGATTCAAGTTGTTTGCGGCGCACCAAATGTTCGCGCGGGGATTTTTGTGGCGTGGCTTCCGCCAGAGTCGATCGTGCCGGAAACTTTTGGTAATGACAACTTCAAACTTGGCGCTCGTAAACTGATGGGCAATATGAGCAATGGTATGATTGCGAGTCTGCGCGAGTTGGCGCTTGGCGACGAGCACGACGGAATTCTCGAGATTTTGCCAGAAGTTTTTGGTGGCGATTTGAGTGCCGGTGATAGTTTTGCGGAGAAGTTTGAACTTAATGATTTTTTGCTCGAAGTTGAAAATAAATCCTTGACACATCGCCCAGATTGTTTTGGAATTATTGGTTTTGCGCGTGAAGTTGCAGGAATTTTGGGTCGAGAATTTCAAAATCCGGATTTCTTTAAATCCTCAAGTTTTGAGGCGGATAATTCACAAAATATATCTATTGAAATCCAAAATCCAGAACTTTGCAAGCGCTACACTGCCACTACTTTTGATGTTTCTGAGATTGTCGAAAATCCAGATTTTACGCTCGAGAAAACTTATCTTCTGCGTTCTGGAATGCGGCCAATTGATACGATAACAGATTTAGCCAATTTATCAATGTTAGAGACTGGCCAGCCGCTTCATACTTTTGACTTCGAAAAACTCCAAAAGTTGAATGGCGGTGAAAGCGTTAAAATGGTAGTTCGAGGCGCCTTCGAAAATGAAAAACTTGAACTCCTCGATGGCAAAATTATCGAAATGGCGCCAAGCGATATCGTGATTGCTACTGGTAAAAATGGTGAAATTGCTGTGGCTTTGGCTGGCGCGATGGGCGGTGCTTCTACTAAAATTGATGAAAATACTCGTCAGATTTTACTGGAGAGCGCGACTTTTAACCTCTATAATTTGCGTAATACCCAGATGCGCCACGGGATTTTTTCTGAAGCGATTACACGCTTTACCAAAGGTGTTCCAGAGATGATGACGAGAAAGTCGCTCGATTTCTTCGGTGAGAATTTGATTGCGCTTGGAGGAAGATCTATCGGCTGGGTGGCGGATTCTGGCGTAAATTCTGAAAATTCGAAAGGCGAAATTTCTGTTTCTGACGACAAGATTAACGCCGTTCTTGGTGCGGAATTTTCGAGCGAAGAGATTCGAAAAACTCTTGCTAATGTTGGGATTGTGGCAAAATCTGATAGTGAAAATATCTTCGAAATTCCATTTTGGCGCAACGATCTTAAGATTGAAGAAGACTTGATCGAAGAGGTTGGGCGACTTAACGGATATGATAATATTGGGCTGACTTTGCCAAAGCGTGATTTTCGTGCGGTTGAGAGTGAAGATTTTGATAAATTACAGACAAAAATTCGACAAATTTTGAGTTCGGCGGGCGCAAACGAGGTATTGACATATTCATTTATTCATGGTGATTTATTGGAAAAATTCGGCCAAAATAAGTCTGAAAGTTATAGGATTATCAATTCAATTTCGCCAGATCTTCAGTACTATCGCCAGACCTTAACTCCATCGTTGCTTTCCAAAATTTCTCAAAACATCAGGGGTGGATATGACGAATTTGCTATTTTCGAGATAAATAAATTGACGCTCAAGCCGCTCGGATTGGACGCGGAAGGAGTGCCAAATGAGATTAAGAACCTTGCGTTTGCCTACACCGCCAAAAAGGGAGAGCATGCGTTTTATCAGGCAAAATATTTCTTGAATTTCTTGCTTGAGAAATTAGGCCTAAAGTTGGCAGTAAAACAATTTGATAGCCCGCTGGCGCTTCATGGCGGCTGGGAGCCTAAGCGCTCGGCGTTTGTTGGCATAAAACAAAATGGTCAATTTGTCAATCTTGGAGTTCTGGGTGAATTTAAAAAATCCGTCCAAAAAGGCTTCAAATTGCCAGAAGCGACGGCTGGTTTTGAGGTTAACCTCGAGAAATTGCTCGAAGTCACTCTTGGCAGCGAGAAAAAACTTAAAAACTTCTCTAAATTTCAGAGCGTTGAGCGTGATTTAAGTGTAAGATTTACTGAAAAAATTGATTTTGCGCAAGTTCAGAGTGCTTTCGAATCAAAAAAATCGGCTTTCGAAAATACAGAAATTGAAATTTCTCCGCTGGATATTTTTGAAAAGAGCGGTGAAATAACTTTTTCTTTCAGATTTAAGATTACGCCATTCGAAAAAACTTTGACGAGTGAAGAAATTAACAATATTATGGAAGTTCTGTCAAATCAAGGTAAAAAACTTGGTGGCGAGATAGTTTAA
- a CDS encoding phenylalanine--tRNA ligase subunit alpha has translation MEQIEQIRIELLEELESLVNPAEILKSPKIKELYKIIPTLIAEEKAAFGAQVNELKKEIEARVEQILAEKEQAEIEPLDITAPFAPSTLEKISKKPTLLLVENGSIHPLQKELERVVEIYTRMGFEALESRQIDNDWNMFGALNFPENHPARDGYDTFRTEESFIPPAHTSTMQNRVLKHGRKDLEEKGQIAHVSYGRVFRNEDLDATHEHTFYQCEGVFVSETANLSQMLGTLHAFFEEYYGQKLEIRTQPGYFPFTEPSLEFLIEKPARLGGKKGEWLEMLGCGMIHPNVLEAAGIDSKKYRGFAWGGGIERLVMLKYGISDIRYFESGKLEFLREF, from the coding sequence ATGGAACAAATTGAGCAAATTAGAATTGAGCTTTTGGAAGAGCTTGAGTCGTTGGTTAATCCAGCGGAAATCTTGAAGTCGCCCAAGATAAAAGAACTTTATAAAATCATACCTACCCTGATTGCAGAAGAAAAGGCTGCTTTTGGTGCGCAAGTCAATGAATTGAAGAAAGAAATTGAAGCACGAGTTGAGCAAATTTTGGCGGAAAAAGAGCAGGCGGAGATTGAACCTCTTGATATAACTGCGCCTTTTGCGCCTTCAACTCTGGAGAAGATTTCGAAAAAGCCAACGCTTTTGCTAGTGGAAAATGGCTCGATTCATCCACTCCAAAAAGAGTTGGAGCGAGTTGTGGAGATTTATACGCGCATGGGCTTTGAGGCGCTAGAGTCTCGCCAGATTGATAATGATTGGAATATGTTTGGCGCGCTTAATTTCCCTGAGAATCACCCAGCGCGTGACGGCTACGACACTTTTAGGACGGAGGAGAGTTTTATCCCGCCAGCCCACACTTCAACGATGCAAAATCGCGTTTTGAAGCACGGTCGTAAAGATTTGGAAGAGAAGGGTCAGATCGCGCATGTGTCTTATGGTCGGGTTTTCCGAAACGAGGACCTCGATGCCACGCACGAGCATACTTTTTATCAGTGCGAAGGTGTTTTTGTGAGCGAAACAGCAAATTTGTCGCAAATGCTCGGCACACTCCACGCCTTTTTTGAAGAATATTATGGTCAAAAGTTGGAAATTCGAACTCAGCCGGGATATTTTCCATTTACTGAGCCAAGCCTCGAATTTTTGATCGAAAAACCAGCCAGACTTGGTGGCAAAAAGGGCGAATGGCTTGAAATGCTCGGTTGCGGGATGATTCACCCAAATGTTCTTGAGGCGGCCGGCATCGACTCGAAAAAATATCGCGGATTTGCTTGGGGCGGCGGAATCGAGCGACTTGTGATGTTAAAATATGGAATTTCGGATATTCGTTATTTTGAAAGTGGAAAATTGGAATTTTTGAGGGAGTTTTAG
- a CDS encoding aquaporin gives MAKKKSTKAKTSVKKATEEKVTTPEVKKAKVVASNKSVSSDLFDKVIKEVAQPQYIVRLVAELIGTFLLASVVIATQGQPIGVFFGITAVVLMVGALSGAHINPAITLGAWATKKIKTIPAVGYIVAQVLGAMLSFVLISAFINAAPSVSEQAAQFGQQAPKLFTASPIPEGKEMLVMWAEFIGMSIFAFGVSAVAKKKADSAVAFGVGGSLFVALLIAGSTSAILGASSIFNPAIAVALQAFTIEGTNTAWAIATYVGAALLGGVFGFGLETVLSRYNKK, from the coding sequence ATGGCTAAGAAAAAATCTACAAAAGCCAAAACTTCAGTTAAAAAAGCGACTGAAGAAAAAGTTACCACGCCTGAGGTTAAAAAGGCAAAAGTTGTCGCTTCAAACAAATCAGTTTCAAGCGACCTTTTCGACAAAGTTATTAAAGAAGTTGCTCAGCCACAATACATTGTGCGCCTCGTAGCAGAACTCATCGGTACATTCTTGCTTGCGTCAGTTGTTATCGCAACACAAGGTCAGCCAATCGGAGTATTCTTTGGTATCACCGCGGTAGTATTGATGGTTGGCGCTTTGAGTGGCGCGCATATCAACCCAGCAATTACACTCGGCGCTTGGGCAACTAAGAAAATCAAAACTATCCCAGCTGTCGGTTATATTGTGGCGCAAGTTCTTGGTGCGATGCTTTCATTCGTGTTGATCTCTGCGTTTATAAATGCTGCCCCTTCAGTTAGCGAGCAAGCTGCGCAGTTTGGTCAGCAAGCACCTAAGCTATTCACCGCAAGCCCAATTCCAGAAGGTAAAGAGATGCTTGTGATGTGGGCAGAATTCATTGGTATGAGCATCTTCGCATTTGGTGTTTCTGCCGTAGCCAAAAAGAAGGCTGACTCAGCTGTTGCCTTCGGTGTGGGCGGATCGCTTTTTGTAGCGCTCTTGATTGCTGGTTCAACTTCTGCAATCCTTGGCGCGAGTTCAATCTTCAACCCAGCGATTGCCGTAGCACTTCAAGCATTTACTATTGAAGGCACCAATACAGCTTGGGCAATTGCTACTTATGTTGGCGCAGCCCTACTTGGTGGCGTGTTCGGCTTCGGGCTTGAGACTGTGTTATCTCGATACAACAAAAAATAG
- a CDS encoding DNA recombination protein RmuC, which produces MEQFILILILIAVIALGLLAILAFRSIQNSVKSSRERENLEQISTINMLKTDLIEMNNALNNMREKLGENLNSLSEKMNDKLERNNFQLQNSVQKQLSESTKIVDEVSKRLTKLDETNNRVITVADELKTLQNVLQNPKQRGVFGEFYLAQVLENILPPNAFSLQYKFKNGEIVDAAIFLDKQKILPVDSKFSLENYNRMIASEGEERRRFEKLVRDDLKKRIDETAKYIRPTEGTMDFAFMFIPSESLYYDMLVGQVGSGSSQRDLIEYAFGEKRVIVVSPTSFMAYLQTVLQGLKSLQIEEQSKEIQKRVGQLSQHINKYEELMNRLGKSLGTTVNHYNSAHKELGKIDKDVVRIAGESAGVEPQLIDKPQID; this is translated from the coding sequence ATGGAACAATTTATTTTAATTTTAATCTTGATAGCGGTGATTGCTCTTGGGCTACTCGCAATTTTGGCGTTTCGAAGTATCCAAAATTCTGTCAAGAGTAGCCGTGAGCGCGAGAATTTGGAGCAGATTTCGACAATAAATATGCTCAAAACTGACCTTATCGAAATGAATAACGCTCTCAATAATATGCGTGAAAAGTTGGGCGAAAATCTCAATTCTTTGAGTGAAAAGATGAATGATAAATTGGAGAGAAATAATTTTCAACTTCAGAATTCGGTTCAAAAGCAATTGAGTGAGAGCACCAAGATTGTGGATGAAGTCTCCAAGCGCCTGACCAAGTTAGACGAAACCAACAATCGCGTCATCACTGTCGCTGATGAACTTAAAACACTTCAAAATGTGCTTCAAAATCCAAAACAAAGAGGAGTTTTTGGAGAGTTTTATTTGGCGCAAGTGCTTGAAAACATCTTGCCGCCCAACGCATTTTCTCTACAATACAAGTTCAAAAATGGAGAAATCGTCGATGCTGCTATCTTTTTGGACAAGCAAAAGATCCTGCCGGTTGACTCTAAGTTTAGTCTTGAGAATTACAACCGTATGATTGCGAGTGAGGGTGAAGAGCGCAGGCGCTTCGAAAAGTTGGTTCGTGATGATCTTAAAAAGCGAATTGACGAGACCGCCAAGTATATTCGCCCAACGGAAGGGACGATGGACTTTGCTTTTATGTTCATCCCGAGCGAAAGCCTTTATTATGATATGCTGGTTGGGCAAGTCGGGTCGGGCAGTAGTCAGCGCGATCTGATTGAATACGCCTTTGGTGAGAAGCGAGTCATTGTAGTGAGCCCGACGAGTTTTATGGCGTATCTTCAAACTGTCCTTCAGGGATTAAAATCGCTCCAAATAGAAGAGCAGAGCAAGGAGATACAGAAGCGAGTTGGTCAATTAAGTCAACATATCAATAAGTATGAAGAACTTATGAACAGGCTCGGTAAGTCTCTCGGTACTACTGTTAATCACTACAACTCAGCGCATAAAGAACTTGGTAAAATCGACAAGGATGTTGTGCGAATTGCTGGTGAGAGTGCGGGTGTCGAGCCTCAGCTAATTGATAAACCGCAAATTGATTAA
- a CDS encoding GreA/GreB family elongation factor, giving the protein MTLYLSKQGMKNLKKKISKLEREEKKLEMELRNSDVKEDEIRQAEVLARMDAVRDEIWEKKSQLASAKILHREKHSVKVMIGSVVELFDRASGKVFKFQLVDSLETNPTRGKISSQSPLGKSLIGRKVDEIIEFTAGLANRQMVLVSIG; this is encoded by the coding sequence ATGACACTTTATTTAAGCAAACAAGGAATGAAAAACTTGAAAAAGAAAATTTCGAAGTTGGAGCGAGAAGAGAAGAAATTGGAAATGGAACTTCGAAATAGCGATGTTAAAGAGGATGAAATTAGGCAGGCGGAAGTTCTTGCGAGAATGGACGCGGTGCGGGATGAAATTTGGGAGAAGAAATCTCAGCTGGCAAGCGCCAAGATTCTCCATAGAGAAAAACACAGTGTTAAGGTTATGATTGGCTCGGTTGTGGAACTTTTTGATCGGGCGAGCGGAAAAGTCTTCAAGTTTCAACTGGTAGATAGTCTTGAGACCAACCCTACTCGTGGTAAAATCTCCAGTCAAAGTCCGCTGGGCAAAAGTCTGATCGGCCGCAAAGTTGATGAGATTATTGAGTTCACCGCAGGGCTAGCCAATCGTCAGATGGTTTTGGTGTCAATCGGCTAA
- a CDS encoding LTA synthase family protein: MKHKLISNFKQKSSRLIQDFKKNLQGRASKLSSPISRKFPRAWMVFRKVFNLKNLILLLKPLVVLIAGQMMAQFIFERQFGVNEAAEFMKSHPEITGYSTLILTILGFFIWAIVGSATWAVGLYYIFAIIIMFVNTEKMRSRNTPFLIEDLAMSSEAGSLLDMVNWENLWRAVFEVAIVLLAVALIRKFSKKLPRYKFNWKQKIVFRAIILLVSGHLLLKHTQFLRTEVARLGKTTVDVDWLKSMIDFTNSAFNFHSNGFVVGTISTLQANTINKPANYNKETINRIVKKYSLQAEQQNPLKKSLKDEKINIIYIMSESFVDPERIRDVYHFEGDPMPFTRSLINSHTSGETTTAEYGGGTANVEFEALTGLSKKFINAIPYSSILNKEKSSPSLAKILNEQNYQTTAIHPYKGTMYRRNTVYPNLDIKNFIDESKMKHTAKLDNSQYISDESAFNEVFETLKNSSSADFIHLVTMQNHMPYGGNIYNSLDFEVKNKTDASDPDAKEWTNYLQGVKRSDEALKNFIEKLNNFEEKTIVAFWGDHWPGIASKIDSETTKHTPLFIYSNFKAEQKPLSQMSLNYLQNEVLNLAGAKKSPFHYLLEELKKSNPKLTTKEVAENNPALQEYELIQYDILAGSKWSAGKFFEIE, from the coding sequence ATGAAACATAAACTTATTAGTAATTTCAAGCAAAAATCTTCACGCTTGATACAAGATTTCAAGAAGAATTTACAGGGGCGGGCTTCAAAATTATCGAGTCCAATTTCTCGCAAATTTCCGCGCGCTTGGATGGTTTTTCGAAAGGTTTTCAATCTTAAAAATCTCATTCTGCTCTTGAAGCCCTTGGTGGTGCTGATCGCTGGACAGATGATGGCGCAATTTATCTTCGAAAGGCAATTTGGCGTGAACGAAGCAGCTGAATTTATGAAGTCCCACCCAGAAATAACGGGATACAGCACTCTAATCCTGACAATACTTGGGTTTTTTATCTGGGCGATCGTCGGAAGTGCCACTTGGGCGGTTGGACTTTATTATATATTTGCTATAATTATTATGTTTGTCAATACAGAAAAAATGCGCTCACGCAATACGCCGTTTTTGATTGAAGATTTGGCGATGTCGAGTGAAGCCGGCTCGCTTCTTGATATGGTTAATTGGGAAAATCTTTGGCGAGCAGTTTTTGAGGTAGCGATAGTTCTCTTGGCGGTGGCTTTAATTAGGAAATTCAGCAAAAAACTCCCTCGATATAAGTTCAACTGGAAACAAAAGATAGTGTTCCGCGCGATAATTTTGCTCGTCAGTGGACATCTTCTCCTCAAACATACGCAATTCCTACGCACAGAGGTCGCTCGACTCGGCAAGACAACAGTTGATGTTGATTGGCTCAAATCTATGATTGACTTCACTAATTCTGCATTCAATTTTCATTCTAACGGCTTTGTTGTGGGGACGATTTCGACGCTCCAAGCCAATACAATCAACAAGCCCGCCAACTACAACAAAGAGACAATCAATAGAATCGTTAAAAAATACTCTCTCCAAGCAGAGCAACAAAATCCGCTCAAAAAGTCACTCAAGGATGAAAAAATCAATATCATCTACATTATGAGTGAGAGTTTTGTCGACCCTGAAAGAATCCGCGATGTTTATCACTTCGAAGGCGACCCGATGCCATTTACCCGATCGCTTATAAATTCTCACACTTCTGGTGAAACCACCACGGCAGAATATGGCGGTGGCACAGCCAATGTTGAGTTCGAAGCGCTGACTGGACTTTCGAAAAAGTTCATCAACGCCATTCCCTATAGTTCAATCTTGAACAAAGAAAAATCATCTCCATCTTTGGCTAAAATTCTAAATGAGCAAAACTACCAAACAACCGCCATTCACCCCTATAAAGGCACAATGTATCGCCGAAATACCGTTTATCCAAATCTCGACATCAAGAATTTCATTGATGAAAGCAAGATGAAGCACACAGCCAAACTTGACAATTCTCAATATATTTCTGACGAGAGTGCCTTTAACGAGGTTTTTGAGACGCTAAAAAATAGCAGTTCCGCCGATTTTATACATCTTGTCACAATGCAAAACCATATGCCCTACGGCGGGAATATCTACAACTCTCTTGATTTTGAAGTTAAAAACAAAACTGACGCTTCCGACCCAGATGCCAAGGAATGGACCAACTATCTCCAAGGTGTTAAACGATCTGATGAAGCACTCAAAAATTTCATCGAAAAGTTGAATAACTTTGAAGAAAAAACTATTGTTGCGTTCTGGGGAGATCACTGGCCAGGAATCGCCAGTAAAATTGACAGCGAAACAACCAAGCATACTCCGCTGTTTATCTACTCCAATTTTAAGGCAGAACAAAAGCCTTTAAGTCAGATGAGTCTAAATTATCTCCAAAACGAGGTTCTCAATCTGGCTGGCGCCAAAAAATCGCCATTTCACTATCTGCTCGAAGAACTTAAAAAATCCAACCCCAAACTCACCACCAAAGAGGTGGCAGAAAATAATCCAGCACTTCAAGAGTATGAACTTATTCAATACGATATCTTAGCAGGATCAAAGTGGAGCGCAGGGAAATTCTTTGAGATAGAGTAA
- the rpsP gene encoding 30S ribosomal protein S16, whose amino-acid sequence MLAIRLQRLGRKGYPVYRIAVQEAHRHPSSGRVVSYVGSYNPHTKEARIEKELAEKYLYNGAQPTPRVVKLLEEAGIEMPKWVKKPAADKKKSIRNPEKLRRNQPKEEAVEEAEA is encoded by the coding sequence ATGCTAGCAATCAGATTACAGCGACTTGGTCGCAAAGGTTATCCTGTTTATCGCATCGCGGTTCAGGAAGCGCATCGGCATCCGTCGAGTGGGCGCGTAGTTAGTTACGTTGGTTCTTACAATCCGCACACTAAAGAAGCGCGAATTGAAAAAGAATTGGCTGAAAAATATCTTTACAACGGCGCTCAGCCAACCCCACGAGTTGTAAAATTGCTCGAAGAGGCTGGTATCGAAATGCCAAAATGGGTTAAAAAACCTGCTGCAGACAAGAAAAAGTCAATTCGAAATCCAGAAAAACTTCGCCGCAATCAACCAAAAGAAGAAGCGGTCGAAGAAGCAGAAGCCTAA
- the rnc gene encoding ribonuclease III, translating to MSGILLTPYHDWAKEKLGYDFNDIQLLVTALTHRSYLNEHKKSASEHNERLEFLGDAVLELVVTDYLFSNYKEPEGILTAWRSALVRTESISAAGERLGYEKLIRMSRGEKQGSVRARAAILANAFEATTGAIYLDQGYTAAKKYIEDNILSTLPQILEEESWRDPKSYLQEISQGRDGFTPVYRVLGEVGPDHEKIFTVGAFVGDKKMGEGEGPSKQIAQQEAARAAIKSYKNRSK from the coding sequence ATGAGTGGAATTTTACTAACACCTTATCACGATTGGGCTAAAGAAAAACTTGGCTATGATTTTAACGATATTCAGTTGTTGGTGACGGCCCTAACGCACCGCAGTTATCTCAATGAACACAAGAAATCTGCCAGCGAGCACAATGAGCGTCTTGAGTTCTTAGGTGACGCCGTGCTTGAACTCGTGGTAACGGATTATCTTTTTTCTAATTATAAAGAGCCAGAAGGAATCTTGACCGCTTGGCGGAGTGCTTTAGTGAGGACGGAGAGCATTTCTGCGGCCGGTGAGCGCTTGGGCTATGAAAAACTTATAAGAATGTCGCGCGGTGAAAAGCAAGGCTCCGTAAGGGCTCGTGCGGCGATTCTCGCCAACGCTTTTGAGGCTACAACTGGCGCAATCTACCTTGATCAAGGCTACACAGCAGCCAAAAAATACATTGAAGACAACATTCTTTCAACATTGCCGCAGATCTTGGAAGAAGAATCTTGGCGCGATCCTAAATCTTATCTCCAGGAGATCTCCCAAGGTAGGGATGGTTTTACGCCCGTCTATCGAGTTTTGGGTGAAGTTGGCCCAGACCACGAGAAGATTTTTACAGTCGGTGCGTTTGTTGGGGATAAGAAAATGGGCGAGGGTGAGGGTCCAAGCAAGCAGATTGCTCAGCAAGAAGCGGCTCGCGCAGCAATAAAATCTTATAAAAACCGCTCAAAATAA
- a CDS encoding NUDIX domain-containing protein translates to MAKKQVEHFKKYFNRAKRVSINEIVREPTAGGVIFRRNEKNEVEILLIQDAKDRWTIPKGHIEEGETAQETAKREIAEEAGLKETEVLGWLGKINFRYRRVDKLVLMTTQVFLVRALGDTNAIQKEDWMNGIKWFSFVEALDAIEYEDIGKLILLAMKKIRQEKL, encoded by the coding sequence ATGGCGAAGAAGCAGGTCGAACACTTTAAAAAGTATTTTAACCGCGCCAAACGCGTTTCGATAAATGAAATTGTCCGCGAGCCAACTGCTGGCGGGGTGATTTTTCGTCGAAATGAAAAAAATGAGGTTGAGATTCTTCTGATTCAAGATGCCAAAGATCGCTGGACGATCCCTAAAGGCCACATAGAAGAGGGCGAAACCGCGCAAGAGACCGCCAAGCGGGAAATCGCCGAAGAAGCCGGCCTTAAAGAAACAGAAGTTCTTGGCTGGCTTGGTAAAATTAACTTTCGATATCGTCGCGTTGATAAACTTGTCCTAATGACGACGCAGGTGTTTTTGGTGCGAGCGCTTGGCGATACTAATGCGATCCAGAAAGAAGATTGGATGAACGGCATCAAATGGTTTTCTTTTGTCGAAGCGTTGGACGCGATTGAGTATGAAGATATCGGCAAACTTATTTTGCTTGCAATGAAAAAAATTAGACAGGAAAAATTATAA
- the nusB gene encoding transcription antitermination factor NusB, whose protein sequence is MASNRHLGRIVVLQTLYEYEFRTGSEDKNVNLGEIALRNLSRYEDTIGDKQFVQDLLNGIIEKQVELDSKLQPMAPEWPISQIARIDRNVLRIGLFELLYMRQSVPPKVAINEAVELAKAFGSDNSSKFINGVLGTAYKLFVEEQNGEEAGRTL, encoded by the coding sequence ATGGCATCAAATAGACATTTAGGACGAATTGTTGTTCTTCAAACACTTTACGAATATGAATTTCGAACAGGGTCCGAGGATAAAAATGTAAATCTCGGCGAGATCGCGCTTCGAAATCTGTCTCGCTATGAGGATACTATTGGAGATAAACAATTTGTTCAAGATTTATTGAACGGGATTATTGAAAAGCAGGTAGAACTTGACTCCAAGTTGCAGCCAATGGCACCAGAATGGCCGATTTCTCAGATTGCGCGGATTGATCGCAATGTGCTTAGGATTGGTCTTTTTGAACTACTCTACATGAGACAGAGTGTTCCGCCAAAGGTGGCGATTAACGAGGCGGTTGAACTTGCAAAGGCGTTTGGTTCTGATAATTCAAGTAAGTTTATTAACGGCGTTTTGGGAACCGCGTATAAACTTTTTGTGGAGGAACAAAATGGCGAAGAAGCAGGTCGAACACTTTAA